A segment of the Gemmatimonadales bacterium genome:
GAGGAGCGGCACATCGTGGCGGCCGAGCCCGGCACGACGCGCGACGCCATCGACAGCACGCTCGTCCATGGCGGCCGCTCGCTCACGCTGGTGGACACCGCCGGCCTCAGGCGTCGGGGCAAGATCGACGAGGCCGTGGAGTTCTACGCGCTGCTGCGGACCCAGCGCGCGATCGAGCGGGCGGACGTGTGCGTGATCGTGGTGGACGCGGCCGACGGGCTGCACACCCAGGACCTCAAGGTGGCGGCGCAGGCGTGGGAGGCGGGCACCGGCCTGGTGGTCGCCGTCAACAAGTGGGATTTGGTCGAGAAGGACACCAAGACCGCGGAGGCGGGCCGCAAGCGCGCGGTGGAGCGCGCGCCGTTCCTCGCCGACGTGCCGTTCGTGTACCTGTCGGCGCTCACGGGCCAGCGGGTGCAGAAGGTGCTGGCGACCGTGGTCGAGGTGGCGGACGCCCGCAAGGGACGGGTGCAGACCGCGGAGGTGAACCGCGCGATCAAGGAGATGATCGCGGAACGGCAGCCGCCGCAGGTGGGCGGCTCGGAAGTGAAGCTGCTCTACGGCTCGCAGATCGGGGAGGAGCCGCCGACGTTCGCGATCGTCACCTCGAACCCGGACGGCATCCCCGAGTCGTACCGGCGGTTCGTCATCAACGGCCTGAGGGCCCGGTTCGGGTTCGATGGCACGCCCATCCGGCTGCGCTTCACGCGCCGCCGCCGGGCCTCGGCGGCCTGATGGGGCTCACCTGGATCCACCTCGGCTGGCTGGTGCCGGCCTACCTGCTCGGGGCGGTGCCGAGCTCGTATCTCGTGGCGCGCTGGATGGCCGGCGTGGACCTGCGGCAGCACGGCAGCAAGAACCTCGGCGCGACCAACCTGTACCGGCTGCTGGGCTGGAAGGCGGCGGTGCCGGCGGGGGCGTTCGACGTGGCGAAGGGCGCGGTGCCGGTGCTGGTCTACCACGCCCTCACGCACGAGCCGTCGTGGTGGGCGCTGGTGGTGGGCGCGGCCGCGGTGCTGGGCCACGTGTTCTCGCCGTTCGTGAGCTTCCGGGGAGGGAAGGGCGTCGCCACCGCGGCCGGCGTGTTCCTCGCGTATCTGCCGGGGGCGATCGGGGCCGCCGCGGTCGTGTGGATCGGCCTGGTGGCGGCGACGGGGTACGTGTCGCTCGGCTCGATCGCCGCGGCGATGGCGTTCCCGTTCCTGGTGCGGCTGCTCTACCCGAGCCGCGCCACGGCGTTCTGGGTCGCCGGCTGCGTGGCGCTGTTCGTGATCTTCAACCACCGGAGCAACATCCGCCGGCTGCTCGCGGGCACCGAGGCGCGCTTCCGGCGGCGAGGGCCGGCGGCGCCGTGACGCGGGTGGCGGTGCTCGGCGCCGGAAGCTGGGGCACGACCCTGGCCGACCTGCTGTGCGCGAAGGGCGACGAGGTCGTCCTGTGGGCGCACGAGCCCGAGGTGGCCGACGAGGTCAACCGGCGCCACCGGAACGATCTGTTCCTGCCGGACGCGCCGCTGGCGCCCTCGCTGACCGCGACCACCGATGCGCTCGCCGCCGTTCGCGGCGCGGCGCTCGTCCTCTCGGTCGCGCCGTCGCACGCGGTGCGGCAGGTGGTCGGCACGGCGGCGCCGGGGATCGCGCCGGGCGCGCTGGTGATCGGGGCGTCGAAGGGACTCGAGCCCGGCACGCACCGGCGGATGTCCGAGGTGCTGGGCGAGGTGCTCCCGCCGGGCACCGCGGTCGCGGCGCTCTCGGGCCCGACGTTCGCGCGGGAGGTGTACGAGCGCCAGCCCACGGCCGCCGTGGTGGCCGCCGCGGACGACGCCACGGCGCGCCGCGCGCAGGCCGCCCTCGGCGTGCCGCACTTCCGGCTGTACACCAACGCCGACGTGACCGGGGTGGAGCTGGCCGGCGCGCTCAAGAACGTGGTCGCCATCGCGGCCGGCATCCTGGACGGGCTGGGCCTGGGGCACAACAGCCGGGCCGCGCTGATCACGCGGGGCCTGGCCGAGATCACCCGGCTCGGCGTCGCCCTGGGCGCGCGGCCGGCCACCTTCGCCGGCCTGGCCGGGATGGGCGACCTGCTGCTCACCTCCACCGGGCCGCTGTCGCGCAACCGGAGCCTCGGGGTCGAGGTGGGGAAGGGGCGATCGCTGGAGGAGGTGCGGACGCGGCGCCTGTCGGTGGCGGAAGGCGTCGAGACCGCGCGCGCGGCGGTGGAGCTGGCCGCCCAGGCCGGCGTGGAGCTGCCCATCGCGCGCGAGGTGGTGTGCGTCCTGTTCGAGGGCAAGCCGCTCCGTCAGGCGATCGGACAGCTCATGGAGCGTTCGCTGAAGAGCGAGACGTGGGGTTGACCGTGGCGGATCCGGTACAGGAGTTCTTCTCGATCGGCGAAGTCTGCAGCCTCACGGGCCTCAAGCCGCACGTCCTCCGGTACTGGGAGAGCCAGTTCCGGTTCCTCAATCCCGCCAAGAACCGCTCCGGCAACCGCGTCTACCAGCGCCGCGAGATCGAGCTGATCATGCTGGTCAAGCACCTGCTCTACACCGAGAAGTACACCATCGAGGGCGCGCGCCAGCGCATCGAGCAGTACCGCCGCACGGGAGAGCTGAAGCCGGAGGCGCGCCAGGCGCTCGCCTTCGAGACGGTGCGGGACCTGAGGGCCGAGCTGGAGCGGATCCTCAAGATCCTCGACGGCGACCGGGCGCAGGCTCGTGAGTGACGGGCGAGGGGCCGCCGCGCCTCCCCCTTCGCTCGCCGTGGTGATCCCCGCCTTCCGCGCGGCCGGCACGCTCCCGGGCGTGGTGGAGCGGGTGCGGCGCCGCGACCCGGACGCCCTGGTCCTGGTCGTGGACGACGGGTCCGGCGACGGCACCGCGGAGGCGGCCGAAGCGTCGGGGGCCGTGGTGCTGCGGCACGACGCCAACCTCGGCAAGGGCCGCGCCCTCGCCACCGGCCTGGCGGCGGCGGTGGGGTCCGGCGCGGCCGCCGTGGTCACCCTCGATGCGGACGGGCAGCACCCGCCCGAGGCGATCGGGGCCCTGCTGGCGCCCATCGCGGCCGGCGCCGCGGACCTCGTCGTGGGCGCCCGCGCCCGGGAGGGCGCGATGCCCCTGGGCCGCCGGGTGACCAACTGGCTCTCCAGCACGCTGCTCTCGCGCGCCGTCGGCTTCGCCGTCCCCGACTCGCAGTCGGGCTTCCGGGCGATGCGGCGCGAGGTCGCCGACGTGGTGCGGCCGGCCGGCGGCCGCTACGAGTACGAGACCGAGTTCCTGTTCCTCGCGGCGCGGCGCGGCTTCCGGATCGCCGCCGTCCAGGTGCCCACGGTGTACGGGGGCGCCGCGAGCCACTTCCGCTACGGCGCCGACACCCTGGCGCTCGCGGCGGTGTTCCTGCGTCACTGGCGGCCCGTCCTCCTGGGCCACGAGTCCGGCTACCGATGAAGATCCTCTGCACCAACGACGACGGCCTGCACTCGCTGGGGCTCGACGTCCTGATCGACGTCTGCACGGCCATCGCTCCGGTGTGCTGCGTCGCGCCGGACCGCGAGCAGAGCGCCACCAGCCATTCGCTCACGCTGCACCGGCCGCTGCGGCCCATCGCGCGCGGCCCGGACCGCTGGCAGGTGGACGGCACGCCCACCGACTGCGTGGTGCTCGCCCTCGGCGCGCTGCTGGCCCCGGCGCCCGACTTCGTGGTCGCCGGCATCAACCACGGCCCCAACATGGGCGAGGACGTCCTCTACTCGGGCACGGTGGCCGCGGCGATGGAGGGCCTGATCCTCGGCGTCCCCGGCGTCGCGGTCTCGTTCGCCGGCCACGACTACCAGCTCATCCCGACCTACCGCGACCTCCTGCAGCGGCTGCTGCGCCGCATCGTCGAGGCCAAGCCGTTCCCGCCGGACATGCTGCTCAACGTCAACCTGCCGCCGGTGCCGGCCGGCGAGGTCCGCGGGGTGCGAGTCACGACGCTCGGCAAGCGCATCTACGCCGAGTCGCTGTCGAGGATGAAGGACCCGTGGGGGCGGGAGATCTTCTGGATCGGCGGTGGCCGGCTGGACTGGACCGGCGGCGACGACGTGGACTTCAAGGCCGTGGAAGACCGCTACGTGTCGGTGACCCCGCTGCACGTGGACCTCACCAACTACCGCCTGCTCGAGGTGGTGCGCTCGTGGCGGCTGGGCGAGTGAGCGCCGCCGGCCGCGACGCTCCCGCGGCCCTCCGGGAGCGGCTGGTGGAGACGGTGCGCGGCCGGGGCGTCACCGATCCGGCCGTGCTCGCCGCCGTCCTCGAGGTCCCGCGGCACCTGTTCGTGCCGCCCGCGCTCCGCGCCCGCGCGTACGACGATGCGGCGCTCCCCATCGGCCACGGCCAGAACATCAGCCAGCCCTCGACCCAGGCGCGCTGCCTGCAGGCGCTGCGGCTGGCGCCGGCGGACCGCGTGCTGGAGATCGGCACCGGCTCCGGCTACCAGACCGCGCTGCTGGGGCGCCTCGTGGCGCAGGTCTTCTCGGTCGAGCGCGTGCCGCTGCTGGCCGAGCAGGCACGCGCCGCCCTGCAGGCGGCCGGCGTGACGAACGTCTCGCAGCTGCTGGGCGACGGCACGCTCGGCTGGCGCGACTACGCGCCGTACGACGCCATCGTCGTCGCGGCGGCCTCGCCCGACGTGCCCGCACCGCTCCTGGAGCAGCTCGCGCCCGGCGGCCGGATGCTGCTGCCCCTGGGCGAGCGGGCCGACCAGGCCCTGACGCTGGTGCGCCAGGTGAACGGCCGCGCGACGCGGACCCGGCTCGCGGGCGCGCGCTTCGTCCCGCTCCTGGGAACGTTCGGCTTCGATGGTTGAGCGCTTCCTGCTGTGGCTGGTGGGCACCATCCTCCAGCTCGGCTATCCGGGCATCGTGGTGCTGATGGCCATCGAGTCCTCGATCATCCCCGTGCCGTCCGAGCTGGTGATGGCGCCGGCCGGTTACCTCGCCGCCACCGGCCAGATGAGCTTCACGCTCGCACTCGCCAGCGGGATCCTGGGCAGCCTGATCGGGTCCTACGCGAACTACTGGGTGGCGGCCCGGCTCGGCCGGTGGGTCTTCGTGCGGTACGGGCGGTGGGTGCTGGTCAGCGAGCACTCGCTCGAGCGCACCGAGCGCTTCTTCGAGCGGCACGGGCCCATCGCGGTCTTCGTGGCGAGACTGTTCCCGGTCGCGCGACACCTCATCTCGATCCCGGCCGGCATCGCCCGCATGCCGCTCGGCCGGTTCTTCGCGTACACGGGGACCGGCGCCGGAATCTGGTGGGCGGTCCTGATGGTCATCGGATGGGTGATCGGAAAGGAGCGCCACGCGTTCAACCGGGAGCTGGTGTACGCGTACTCGAACCGCGCCGTCGTCATCCTGATCCCGGTCGTGGCCGTGCTGGTGGCAGGCTACGTGATCTGGCACCGGCGCCGGCAGCGCCAGCTCGCCGGGCCGGTGGGGAAGGGCGCCGGGGCATGACCGGCGGGGAGACGGGCGACCTCGTTGGGCGCCGATGGGTCATCGTCGGCCGCGTGCAGGGGGTCGGCTTCCGCTGGTTCGTGCTCAACGTCGCGCAGTCGCTGGGCGTGCGCGGCTGGGTGCGGAACCTGGACGACGGCTCGGTCGAGGTGGTCGGCCTGGCGCGGGCCGCAACGATCGATGCGCTGGATGCCAGGCTGTCCGCCGGACCCCCGGGTGCGCGGATTGTCCGCCTCGACCGCTCCGATGTTCCACATGAGCTTGTGGATGGTAAGTCGTTCACAATCAGTCACTAACGTGCAAAGGCGAACAGGACTCATCGCCTGCCGTGTTCATTCCTGGTTGTCCGGTCGGGCTTGAGAACGGGTTCGCGGCTGACGAAGCTTAACGGGCTTGGCCCCTGTAGCTCAGCATGGATAGAGCAGCGGTTTCCTAAACCGTTGGTCGGGTGTTCGAGTCACCCCAGGGGCACTGGAGCAGGAGGCCGAGGCGCCAGCCATTCGAGGTCTCGGGGGCTCCTCGCGACCGGTCGAAGGGACTAGAATTAGAGGCTGCCGGCCGGGCCTGCCGAACTCGTCTCGGCCGTGCCATCAGTGTCAACGGCGACGGCCCGCGAGGGCCGACCATCGTGGGGAATGGGGAAGGGATGACCGCTTCGTCAGGTACGCCGCTCCCGTCCGGTTCGACTTCTTCCGCGGGGCGCGATTGGGGCCAGTGGATCAAGGATCACCAGCGCGACGTGGCGCTCGCGCTCGGCGCGGTGGTGATCGTGGCCGCTGCCGCCTGGCTGTACGTGATCTCGCAGAGCCGGAAGGAGCTGTTCGCCGCGCAGGCCCTCACCAAGGCGCGGGGCGACGCCGAGGCCGGCGACCTCCCGCTCGCGGCGTACGACCTCAGCCAGCTGATCGACCGCTACGGCGGCACGAAGTCGGCCGACGAGGGGATCGTGATGCTCGGCCAGGTGCGGCTGGTGGAGGGCGGTGCCCAGGTCGAACAGGCGGTGACGTCGCTCCGGGCGTTCGTCCGGGGCAGCCACCCGCCGTACATCCTGGCCTCGGCCTGGTCGCTGCTCGGCGCCGGGCTCGAGCAGCAGCGGAAGTACCACGACGCCGCCGAGGCCTACCAGAAGGCCTCCGAGACCACGCCCTACGACTTCCTCAAGGCGCAGAACCTGCTCGACGCCGGACGGACGCTCGCCACCGCCGGCGACTCGGCCGGCGCCCGGAAGGTGTACGGCGAGGTGATCGCGAAGTTCGGCACCCTCAACCAGGCCGCGGAAGCGCGCGTCCGGCTCGGCGAGCTGGGCGGAACCGGGCCGGCCGCGAAGGATCAGCCGCCGGGCGACCAGAGAGCGGGCTGAGCCGGGCCGCTGCAGCCGCGGCGGCGCCGGCCTGGACCCTGGCCGCGCCCGCGGGCGGCCGCCCTAGTCGCCGGCGGCCGGCAACGCGCCCGTGGCGGTGTCGGGCGGCTTCACCCTCGTCCCCATGAGCGTAGGCGGGTCCCAGACCTCGGGCTGAGGCCGGGCGCCCTGCACGGCCTGCTGCTGGGGCTGGAACCAGTTCGGCCAGCTGCGGCGGGGCCGCGGCTTGACCGGGGTGCCGTTGAGCAGCAAGGTCCGCGCAACCTCGGGCCCGGATTTCAGCACCCGCTGGTTGTCCGGATCGCGCATCCAGCCGTTGACGCGCACCAGGAGCTTGCCGGCCCAGCTCTGCTTCTTCAGCGAGGGCAGGGTCTCCTTCAGCGTGCGGATGTCCTGGCGAATCCCGATGGTCTTGAACTTGAGCAGGCCGAGGTCCTCGATCTGGTCGCGGAGGCCTTCCTCCATGCGCGCCTCGAGCTGCTCGAGCCGCGCCTCCATGTCCGCCGTCTCGGTCTTGGAGAAGTACTCGTCGGGCAGGTCGGTGAACTTCCGCAGCAGGTCCTCGAGCTCCTGGGCCTGCATGGCCAGGTCGCGAGCCACCGGCACCGCCTGCAGCTCCTCGTGGATCCGGGCCAGCCAGTTCTGCGTCGCCTGGACCACCTGGTCCCAGGCGCCCACGGTCAGCACCTCGGTGTCGGCGATCGAGCCCGGCTTCACGGTCATGCTGATCTCGAACCACGGCCCGTTGCTGGCGGACAGGGGAACGACCGCGACGAGGTAATACGATTCGTTGAAGCGGTACCTGACGATGAGGTTGCTGGACTGGTCCTTGGTGTTCTCCGTGTCGAT
Coding sequences within it:
- the der gene encoding ribosome biogenesis GTPase Der; translated protein: MALIGRPNVGKSTLFNRIVGGRAAIVDERPGSTRDRHFAKAEWNGRTFWLVDTGGFLPLSDEPMDAAIRRQVEMAVAAADVVLLLVDVDVGPAPADQEIAEYLRGRGKPVVLVANKADALARETRHLVFYELGLGDPVAVSAATGKGVGDLLDVVAAALPTGSAQEAEDAIAVAVVGRPNVGKSSLVNRLLGEERHIVAAEPGTTRDAIDSTLVHGGRSLTLVDTAGLRRRGKIDEAVEFYALLRTQRAIERADVCVIVVDAADGLHTQDLKVAAQAWEAGTGLVVAVNKWDLVEKDTKTAEAGRKRAVERAPFLADVPFVYLSALTGQRVQKVLATVVEVADARKGRVQTAEVNRAIKEMIAERQPPQVGGSEVKLLYGSQIGEEPPTFAIVTSNPDGIPESYRRFVINGLRARFGFDGTPIRLRFTRRRRASAA
- the plsY gene encoding glycerol-3-phosphate 1-O-acyltransferase PlsY; the protein is MGLTWIHLGWLVPAYLLGAVPSSYLVARWMAGVDLRQHGSKNLGATNLYRLLGWKAAVPAGAFDVAKGAVPVLVYHALTHEPSWWALVVGAAAVLGHVFSPFVSFRGGKGVATAAGVFLAYLPGAIGAAAVVWIGLVAATGYVSLGSIAAAMAFPFLVRLLYPSRATAFWVAGCVALFVIFNHRSNIRRLLAGTEARFRRRGPAAP
- a CDS encoding NAD(P)H-dependent glycerol-3-phosphate dehydrogenase; this translates as MTRVAVLGAGSWGTTLADLLCAKGDEVVLWAHEPEVADEVNRRHRNDLFLPDAPLAPSLTATTDALAAVRGAALVLSVAPSHAVRQVVGTAAPGIAPGALVIGASKGLEPGTHRRMSEVLGEVLPPGTAVAALSGPTFAREVYERQPTAAVVAAADDATARRAQAALGVPHFRLYTNADVTGVELAGALKNVVAIAAGILDGLGLGHNSRAALITRGLAEITRLGVALGARPATFAGLAGMGDLLLTSTGPLSRNRSLGVEVGKGRSLEEVRTRRLSVAEGVETARAAVELAAQAGVELPIAREVVCVLFEGKPLRQAIGQLMERSLKSETWG
- a CDS encoding MerR family transcriptional regulator, with translation MADPVQEFFSIGEVCSLTGLKPHVLRYWESQFRFLNPAKNRSGNRVYQRREIELIMLVKHLLYTEKYTIEGARQRIEQYRRTGELKPEARQALAFETVRDLRAELERILKILDGDRAQARE
- a CDS encoding glycosyltransferase family 2 protein, which produces MSDGRGAAAPPPSLAVVIPAFRAAGTLPGVVERVRRRDPDALVLVVDDGSGDGTAEAAEASGAVVLRHDANLGKGRALATGLAAAVGSGAAAVVTLDADGQHPPEAIGALLAPIAAGAADLVVGARAREGAMPLGRRVTNWLSSTLLSRAVGFAVPDSQSGFRAMRREVADVVRPAGGRYEYETEFLFLAARRGFRIAAVQVPTVYGGAASHFRYGADTLALAAVFLRHWRPVLLGHESGYR
- the surE gene encoding 5'/3'-nucleotidase SurE; the encoded protein is MKILCTNDDGLHSLGLDVLIDVCTAIAPVCCVAPDREQSATSHSLTLHRPLRPIARGPDRWQVDGTPTDCVVLALGALLAPAPDFVVAGINHGPNMGEDVLYSGTVAAAMEGLILGVPGVAVSFAGHDYQLIPTYRDLLQRLLRRIVEAKPFPPDMLLNVNLPPVPAGEVRGVRVTTLGKRIYAESLSRMKDPWGREIFWIGGGRLDWTGGDDVDFKAVEDRYVSVTPLHVDLTNYRLLEVVRSWRLGE
- a CDS encoding protein-L-isoaspartate(D-aspartate) O-methyltransferase; this translates as MSAAGRDAPAALRERLVETVRGRGVTDPAVLAAVLEVPRHLFVPPALRARAYDDAALPIGHGQNISQPSTQARCLQALRLAPADRVLEIGTGSGYQTALLGRLVAQVFSVERVPLLAEQARAALQAAGVTNVSQLLGDGTLGWRDYAPYDAIVVAAASPDVPAPLLEQLAPGGRMLLPLGERADQALTLVRQVNGRATRTRLAGARFVPLLGTFGFDG
- a CDS encoding DedA family protein; this translates as MVERFLLWLVGTILQLGYPGIVVLMAIESSIIPVPSELVMAPAGYLAATGQMSFTLALASGILGSLIGSYANYWVAARLGRWVFVRYGRWVLVSEHSLERTERFFERHGPIAVFVARLFPVARHLISIPAGIARMPLGRFFAYTGTGAGIWWAVLMVIGWVIGKERHAFNRELVYAYSNRAVVILIPVVAVLVAGYVIWHRRRQRQLAGPVGKGAGA
- a CDS encoding acylphosphatase, whose amino-acid sequence is MTGGETGDLVGRRWVIVGRVQGVGFRWFVLNVAQSLGVRGWVRNLDDGSVEVVGLARAATIDALDARLSAGPPGARIVRLDRSDVPHELVDGKSFTISH